DNA from Candidatus Thermoplasmatota archaeon:
GATCCGACCTCATCCCGGAACTGCAGAAGGAGACCCAACCGGGGAGGTCCGCCATTCAGCTCGCGGGGCTCGTCCTGGGCCTTCTCGTCATGGCTGGGTTGGTGCTCCTGGAATGATCTGCTTTTTCTTTCGCTTGGCAAAATAATATTTTATACTGAGAATGCATTTACCTTGAGAAGACGGGGCTGAAAATGGGCGAAAGCGTGAAGGTTGGCATTACGGGCCTACCCGGCGCTGGCAAGACATACGCCTTGCTTAAGGTTATTGAAATGCTCGAAGCGGACGAGCTGGCCGTCGGAGGGATGGTTACCGAGCCCATCATCGAGGGCGAGAGGAGAGTGGGCTTCTTCGTGATAGATTGGGCGACGAAGGTCAAGAAGGTGTTTGCCCACGAGGACATCGAATCAAAAACACAGGTTGGGATATACGGCGTGGACATCGAGATCCTGGAGGAGGTCGGCGTTCAGGCGATCAGGGATGCCACGATGGACTCGGGAGTCGTCATCATCGATGAGGTTGGAAAGATGGAGGTTGAGTCCGAGCCCTTCGTGGACGCCGTCAAGGACGCTCTCGAAGCCGACATGCCTCTCATTCTCACGCTTCACAAGAAATCGAGGAACCCGCTTCTCCAGGACATTCGAAGGCGGGATGACATCAGGATTCTGGAAGTCACCGCGGTGAACAGGAATCTGCTCCCATACAAGATCGTCAAGCTCCTCAAAGGCGAGATTCTTTGAGTTTTGAGACCGAAGTGATCAATGAAGGTCTGACCGAGATTGAGGTCCCGAGAGTCGAGAGACTTCGAGGACCAGGACGCAAGAGCCACCTACCGTTCTTCAATCCGCTGATGCGGACGAACCGGGACGTTTCCGTCTTCGTAGCCCTGACGGTCCTCAGCGATGGGGACAAGGTCCTTGATGGGCTAGCTGCCACTGGAGCATCGGGTCTGCGGATCGCCCTCGAGACCAAGGGCGAGCTTGCCGTTACGCTGAACGATAGGAATCCGATATGCCATGATCTCATCACACGCAACATCGAGAGGAACCGGGCCAAGGGTTGCTCAGTGACATGCGAGGACCTCAACTCTCTGCTTTCGAGAGGGAGATTCGATCTTGTTGACGTGGACCCGTTTGGCACCCCAGTCCGGTTCGTGGAGAGTGCGGTGCGCGCAACGACCGACGGAGGAGTCACGGCGATCACCGCAACGGACACGGCGGTGCTTTGCGGCTCAAGAATGAAGGCCTGCATAAGGAGATATTCTTCGCGACCCAGAAGGACAGACTACTGCCATGAACTGGGTCTCCGGATTCTCCTGGGGTACGTCGCAAGAGCGGCTGCCAGATTCGACAGGGGGATCGAACCACTGCTGTGCTTCTCGGCCGACCACTACTTCAGGGCGATCGTCCGTGTGAGAAGGGGTGCGAGGAGGGCAGACAGCACGCTCGAGAAACTCGGCAACTTGCACGTTCATGGGCTGGGGAGAGAGCTCATTCCCGAGAAAGGAGTCGCAGGACCCCTCTGGGCGGATGCGTTCCTGGACGCCGCGTTCCTTGAGTCGGTCAAACTGCCGAGCTACTTCCCGCACAAGGTCTCCAAACTCCTGGAACTCTGGCGAGAGGAAGCGTCGTCCCCTCCACTCTTCTACACGACAGGCGAGGTTGCACGGGAGTTCGTTTCCGAACCGCCAGCACTCGACAGGATCATCGGTGCTCTCAGGGACGAAGGGTTCATCGCGACGAGGACACACTTCAGGCCGGATGCGTTCAAGACGAACGCCGATGTGGAGTCAATAGGCAGAATCCTCAGAACTTGAACTCGCCCTCGAAGTCCGCTGCCGAGCAGGGGTAGAGGCACTTCCCGCAGTGCTCGCAGTTCTCTTCGATTATCCAGGCCTGCTCCTTGATGACTATTGCGTCGTTCTCGCAAAGACCGAGGCAGACGCCACACGCGACGCAGTTCTCGGCCTTCTTTATCACCCGCTCAAGATCCTTCGCCTGGGACGCGAGCTTCTCCTCCGACTCCGCCCG
Protein-coding regions in this window:
- a CDS encoding NTPase, translated to MGESVKVGITGLPGAGKTYALLKVIEMLEADELAVGGMVTEPIIEGERRVGFFVIDWATKVKKVFAHEDIESKTQVGIYGVDIEILEEVGVQAIRDATMDSGVVIIDEVGKMEVESEPFVDAVKDALEADMPLILTLHKKSRNPLLQDIRRRDDIRILEVTAVNRNLLPYKIVKLLKGEIL
- a CDS encoding tRNA (guanine(26)-N(2))-dimethyltransferase, whose amino-acid sequence is MSFETEVINEGLTEIEVPRVERLRGPGRKSHLPFFNPLMRTNRDVSVFVALTVLSDGDKVLDGLAATGASGLRIALETKGELAVTLNDRNPICHDLITRNIERNRAKGCSVTCEDLNSLLSRGRFDLVDVDPFGTPVRFVESAVRATTDGGVTAITATDTAVLCGSRMKACIRRYSSRPRRTDYCHELGLRILLGYVARAAARFDRGIEPLLCFSADHYFRAIVRVRRGARRADSTLEKLGNLHVHGLGRELIPEKGVAGPLWADAFLDAAFLESVKLPSYFPHKVSKLLELWREEASSPPLFYTTGEVAREFVSEPPALDRIIGALRDEGFIATRTHFRPDAFKTNADVESIGRILRT